A segment of the Nitrosospira briensis C-128 genome:
CTGGAGCAGGTAGTTAACCGATCGAGATCAACCCGCACGCTCGCGATTGTGACCGGGCGCACCTCTGCTGCAATCGCGAGCGCTTTTTCGAATTGTGCCAAAGAAGAATTTGCAGAAATGGAACCGGCGGTTTTTTCAAGTATCTGCAGTGTGTCGGCCAGTGCCAGAAATATATGCTCGTGAATAATCGGCTCATCGGATATTTCCAATAGACCAGCGCGCAATGTCAACAGGTGGCCTGCGAGGTTACCGCTATCCACTGTAGAGACATAGCGCGTCAATGGCGTCTTTGCCTTTGTATCGTACCAATTGTAGAAATGACCGGCATACCGTTCAAGTGTTTCCATCGACTCCAATGTATTCATGGTGCGTTCAATAAGCTGTCCAGTACCGATATAGCCGAAGTCGTAGGCGGTAATATTAGCCAGTAGTGCCAGACCCATGTTGGTCGGTGACGTGCGATGCGCGGTAGTCGCGACCGGATACTCCTGAAAATTGTCGGGTGGCAGCCAGTTATCCTCCGGACCTACGAAAGTCTCGAAAAAAAGCCATGTCCGGCGTGCGATCTGACGCAAAAAATGTGTCTGACCAATGGTTAACTCTGTGCTGCGGGGAGGAAGCGGCCGGCTTATCCACCATGCAATAGCGGGAGACCCAGCCCATAACAACAATACAGGCAATGTCCCTATCAATGTCAATGGCGCGGTAACCACCATTCCCGCTACCGCGGCTATTGCCGTTACAGGTGCTATCCACATCGATCGAAAGGAAGCGCCGAGGCCAGTGCGCCCATCCTTCACGTCAGCCGGATCGGTCCCACGTTCCGCGTAATGGGAGGGATTCCATTCAAGAAGACCGCGGTGAGTGATAAATAGCCGCACGTGGGTACGCAGAATCGCATCGAGACTGAAATAAGCCTCGTATGGAAGGCATGCCAGTGTGAATGCTACCTGCCCGAATTGTCGGCCAGCCGCGCGCATGGACGTGATGATGTGAGAACGCAGCGCGACTTCTTTTGGTTTGTTCAGCAAGTCCAATATGGCGGTTATTGCGGCAGGAATAAACAGCGTACCGATAACAACCAGCGTCCAGAACCATGCATGGGTGAGTGCCACCCAACCCAATAGCAAGAGTAGTGTCATGGCTGCGGGGACCAGGCTACGCCGAAGATTATCCATCAGCTTCCACCTCGACAATGCTGACAGGGGGTTTGGCTGGTAGCTTCCCTGCGGCCCCGGTACGCGCCACAACAACCAACTGGCGAGTTGCCAGTCTCCTCGAATCCACCGGTGACGGCGGCTTACATCCGCACTGTAGCGTGAGGGAAATTCCTCATATAACTCCACGTCACTTAATAAACCTGCCCGCGCATAGCATCCTTCCAGCAGGTCATGGCTCAGAATTCGATTATCGGGAAAGCGGCGGCAGACCGTCTGCTCGAATGCATCGACGTCGTAAATTCCCTTCCCCACGAACGAGCCTTCATAAAACAGATCCTGATAAACGTCGGAGACGATACGTGTATATGGATCGATCCCGGCCTCACCCCCGAAAAGCCATGCGTATCGTGATTGGTTGGTACTCGACAGGCTTACCGCAACCCTCGGTTGCAGAATTCCATAACCCTCGGCTACCAGGCTGACCCTCCCCTCTGCGGAGTTTTTTTCGAGCCTCGGGCGATTCAACGGGTGAGCCATCGCGCCCACGAATTGATGGGCAGTCTCGCGCGGCAACTGAGTATCGGTATCGAGCGTGATGACATATTTTACATTCGACAGTACCGCCGTATTACCGACGATAAGGGAAAAAGCGTCGCTTCCAGCCCCGCTTAAAAGAGCATTTAAATCGGCAAGTTTCCCCCGTTTACGCTCTTGACCCATCCAGAGCCGTTCCTGAGGGTTCCATCGGCGTGGGCGATGAAATAGAAAAAAAAGGCTGTCCTTACCTTTTACCGCTGAGCCGCCGGAACTGTCTGCCTCAATCGTACTATCCGCAGCGCCAACGGCATATTTTTTATTCAGCTCTTCAATGCCTGTTCGTGCGGCATCCAACAGTATCTGATCTTCGGGAAGCGTTTCCTGATCCGCATCCTTGAAATCGGTCAATAACGCGAAGTCGAGATTATCGTCGCGATTGGCTAAAAATCGGACTTCAAGCGCTTCAACAAGGCTGTGCACGTCTGACTCGCTTGTCAGCATGGTAGGAACCACAACCAAGGTTTGAAATGTTGCAGGTATGCCTTTGGAGAAATCCATGCGGGGCATCGAATGGGGTCTTACCAGTAGCGGGCTCGCCCAGTTAACCAGCGCTACCGCCAGTTGACTCATCGTAAAAAGCGACAGCATGCCAACCGCTCCCAGCAGCCATCCATTGGCGCCGTCGGCATGGGCTTCGGCCAGTAGAATGCCGACCAGGCTTGCCGTAATCAATACGATCGCACCGAGATAATGGAAAAGCGGATAGCGGCGGCCGATTCGCCAAAGTTTCTCCAGGAATGAAAAGCGTACTCGTACTGCCTCCTCAAGGTCAGGCAAGCCGTCGTCAACGAGATAAAAGCCGACATGCGCCCTGGCGTTATCGTCCGCCGTCGCCGCTGCCTCGCGTGCCAATCGGAGCGCTCGCCGCGCCACTTCCACTTCCGATACCGGACTTGCCTTCGCCACACGCTCCACCACATGCCGATACTGATCCCGGCTGGCAAAATCCATGCGGCTGTAGACCCCCTCCGGATCCTCTCGCAAGGTCTGCTCGACGATGCTGGTGGCTTCAACGAACTCGCGCCAATCGATCGCGCCCAACGTACGCAGCGTATTTATGCTGTTGGAGATCGAGACCTGGTCAGCCGCTTGTTGCTGATTTCCCAATTGCACCATCTGGTCGATGGTCTGATTCGACTCGGCAAGCCTTTGCTCGATCCAGGTCAACGGAAGCGCGAGAGCGGGCCCCTGCCCCTGTAGTCGCCGTGCCAGTTCGGAAATGAAAGGCGTCGTCATCGGCGGGTCGGACCGTGCCATATCGGCAATGACGAGAACCAGGCTCTTGGGATCTTTCTCGGCAATGCTCGTGATTTCGCCAGCCCAAGTTGCGGCAAGCTTGCGATCTATGCCACCGGCAGCGACGTGAACCCCGACCCGGCGCAGGTTCTCGATCAGTGCAAGCCGTAGCATAATCGGGATGGCCCATAACTCTCCCAACTGCAAATTCACGACAGCCTGATAAGCAGCGACGAAACGCCTTAGACTCTCGGTGTCGACCCTGCCATCGCCATGCGAGATCGCCTGCAAAGCGATGTCATATACTCGCGGAAGATTCGCACTGCCGCCGCGCGCAAGAAGGGGTAATTCGCGGCTATAGTTTTTGGGAAGATGACGTCTGGCCATACGTATCTGCTCTTCTATCAAATAGAAGTTGTCGTATATCCACTCGCCCGCCGGCGTAAGCAACTGATCCGCCGTTACCGCTTCCGTCAGTACGGTACAGATGTTGAAGAGCGTATTTTCGTTCTCATCCAGCCGCGCCAGGAGATGATCCGTGCCCCCACTCGTTGATAGCTCGTGAGATGCCGCAAGGATGCCGCCATACAACTCCATTTGATCCGCACTGAACAGTTCAGATCGCAACGGCAGTTCTTCGCTAATCGGGACGCGCGGTCTTCCGATTTTCCTAAGCCGATCTGTAATAGGAAGTAAAAGCTCAGAAACAGTGAGGTCTCTAGCTTTCAATTTGATTATTCTCCGGGCTGCGATCGCTTAAACGCGATCAAAAATACTTTTCTTTGATGGGTTTGGGTTTCTTTGAGTCGTGGGTCTCATCTGGAGACAACATCCTCACGATGTAAACCTCTCCGATTGCGGAGCTCCGTAGCGGTAGAGCAAATAGTATAAGCAGGAAGAGTAACACTACGATGTTTGTCAACTCCTTCTTACAGGCGGCAGTTTCGGGAAATAGCCTTATGCATGGTAGTCTCTTTTACAACTCACCTGTGAGTTCGATGCGCCACCCCCGATTGCGCAAATATCCCGATACTGCAAGCCTGCTATTATTCAGCCAAGGAGCAATGATAAAAATTTGGCTCATCCATAGTATGTACGCTAGCGCACAAAATACCACTCCATAAAATGGAATACTCCGTAAAAAGGCTATGCTTGACAGAATTTGCATTCTAAGATAAATGCTATCATAAGTTGGATGGAAACCGCCTGGTGGAAGGTGAAGGCCTTCGAGCATTTGCCATCTCCTGATTTCTTTCATTTCATTCCACTACGCCCAACGCTGCACTTACTTTTTTATAAAAAAATTTCTGTAGCGGATGTCAAGCCCTCCTCCACATCAGCCCGACCAGAATCGTCTCCTTGCCGCTTTGCCGGCGATTGAACTTGAACGCATAAAATCGCACCTGGAATTGGTTCATATGCCGCTTGGGGACGTTCTTTGCGAATCCGGAGGGCGCCTTCCATACGTCTACTTTCCAACTTCCACCATCATTTCCCTGCACTACATCCTGGAGAATGGCGCATCATCCGAGATTGCAGGTGTGGGTAATGAGGGCTTGCTCGGCATTTCGCTGATCATGGGCGGTGAAAGTACGCCAAGCTGGGCCACTGTGCAAACCGCCGGCTATGGCTACCGGCTGAAAGCCTCGCTATTGTTGCAAGAGTTTAATCGAGGAGGCCCGATACAACGATTGCTGTTGCGCTATACGCAGGCGCTTATTACGCAGATCTCGCAGACTGCCGTATGCAACCGGCACCATACCATCGAGCAGCAATTGTGCAGGTGGTTATTGTTAACGCTGGACCGGTTGAATTCTCAGGAATTGGTCATGACTCAGGAATTGATCGCCAGCATGCTCGGCGTGCGCCGCGAAGGCATTACAGAGGCTGCCGGAAAACTGCAACAGGCCGAGATTATCCGCTATCGGCGCGGCCACATTACGGTGCTCGACAGAGCCGGACTCGAAACACATGTTTGCGAATGCTACGATGTGGTCAAGAAAGAATTCGATCGTCTGTTTCGCGACGTGCGGAAGTACTAGCACCTGTCGGACTTGAAGAATCGCAATCAAAATGACTGGCTACAGGCAGATTTTGAGGATTTTGAAGGCCAATAGCTTTTCCATTGACCGAAAAAACAGCGAAACCTGAACCGACCAGATGCTTTTGCAGCCGATTCCTTAAAATCCGACAGGCTGCCAGAACAAGCGCGGGCGAGACGATCCGCGACGCCGCCGACTCCGGATCTCCACCGGAATAAAAAAGATCGGGCCAGCATAACCAGCAAAAGAATCATGAGATAGCTGGTGTTCGGGAAAACCAACCGATCACTTCGCAACACCTCTGCCATCGTGATCCTGACCTATTTTGCCCCACTTTGCCAGCCATAAGCCGACCCGCGCGCGCTCCTCCCAAAGCTTGAATGTGCGACGACGTACTGAACGGTGCTACCGGCGGAAGTATCATTTCAAGTTTTAAGAACCGCTTTTGTTCCGCCCTCGGTTGTAAGCCCTGCCTATGTCGATCCGTCCCAAGACCGTAAAAAAGATTGTATTGCTGACATTCGGCGCGTTATTTGTACTTGTCACACTCTTTGCCATCTGGTTTGACTGGAACATGTTGAAGCCATATGTCGAGCACCAGGTAACCGAAAAGACCGGTCGCGAATTCACGATTCGGGGCGACCTCGATGTCAGGCTATCGCTCAACCCGCTGATCAGTATGGGAGGACTTTCACTTGCCAATGCTGATTGGGGCACGCAGCAGCCGATGCTCGATGTCGATAAGGCCGTTTTCCGCGTCAGTCTATGGAATCTGTTCCTCGGCCATGTCGTACTGCCCGAAGTATCCATATCCAAGCCGAAAATCATCCTTGAAAAGAGTGAGGATGGAAAGCGCAATTGGGATCTTAAAAAGGACGAAAAAGAGAGAGTGGAATTGCCGGAAATTGGTAGGCTAGTCCTGGACCAGGGCAAGGTCATTTTCCGCGATCCCAAGACAAAAACCGACGTAACGATAAGCATACACACCGATCCGGCAGCGGACGCGCGGGAAATGCCGCTCGACGTGACGGCTGAAGGGACATTCACCGGCGTGAAATTCACGGCGCAAGCCAAGGGTGGCAAGGTGATGTCACTTGCGGATAAAACGCTCCCCTATCCCATCAAAGCGAGCGCTCAAATCGGAACGACTCACGCCGCGGTTGACGGCATCATTACCGGGCTTGCCGAGCTGTCTGCAATGGATTTGAAGCTGGAAATACGTGGGGAGGATCTATCCGCACTTTATCCGATGGTGGGGATTGTATTTTTTCCCTCACCGCCATATCGCATATCAGGAAGGCTTACGCACCAGAAAACCGAGTGGTCGATGAAGCAATTTTCAGGAGAGGTAGGCAAAAGCGATCTCGGCGGGGATATACTTTTTGATACCGGCGGCAAGCGCCCCATGCTGCGCGCGGATGTTGTATCAAAAGTCCTCGACCTGAACGATTTGAAAGGTTTTGTCGGCGCCCGGCGCGCACCGCAACCACAAGATAGTCCTGCCGAAAAACAGGAGAAAAAAGCGTCGATAGAGGCCCAGCGGGACCGCGTGCTGCCGGACCAGGAATTCAAGGTGGACCGATTGCGGGCAATGGACGCGGACGTCAGGTTCACCGGTGAATCAATCCGCAACAAGGAATTGCCGGTCGAGCATCTGGTAACGCATCTCAAGGTCGATGATGGGTTGCTGACCCTGGACCCCACCAATTTCTCGGTAGCAGGTGGGAATATTATTTCCAGGGTCGCGATAAACGCACGGAAGGACATACCCGCCGCAGAGGCCAAGATTGACTTTAAAAGGCTGCGGTTACCGAAGCTCTTTCCCAAGATCGAGCTAACCAAGGAAAGCATGGGTTTGATAGGCGGCACAACGACGGTAACGGGGTATGGCAAGTCGGTGGGCGCACTTCTCGCATCGGCGGATGGTAACTTTGGACTGATCATGTCCGGCGGCGAGATCAGCAAGCTGATGCTGGATATTATAGGGCTCGATGGAGCGCGGATTCTCAAGCTTCTGATCGCGGGGGATAAAAATACCAATATCCGCTGCGCTGTCAGCGATTTCGATATCAAGAAAGGGATCATGACCAGCAAGGCTTTTGTCATAGACACAACAGAAACAAATATCATCGGCGAAGGGTGGATAAGCCTCGTCGACGAAACCATCCACCTGAAAATTTCACCGCAGCCCAAACACATCAGTGTTTTGAGCTTGCGTACGCCCGTGCATATCGGTGGCACTTTCAAGGATCCAAACGTGTACCCGGACAAAATGCTGGCCATACGCATCGGCTCGGCAGTTCTGTTGGGTATTTTCGCGACACCGGTTGCTGCACTGATACCGCTGATAGAGACGGGTCCCGGCGAGGATACCAATTGCAGGGCGCTGATTGACTCAGTCAAAGACACCACGTCACATCCCGCCAAAGAGGCCTCGCCACAAAAGAAAGAAGCCCCACCGAAGAAGCGCGAAAAAAACGCCGAGAATCGGTAAGGGCGCCGAAAATAGATTATTCGGCCGATCCGCTCATATGTGTGTAAGCGCACGGATCAATGCGCGGCAATCCCTATAGTACTAACTTTTCCAGGAGGCGTTCACGATGGAAACAGTGGAAATTCCCAGGCAGCATCAAAGAAAGCAACCCGGTTTGCAAGCAGAGATGGAGCCTCAGCCCGACTCGACCCTTGAGGGATACCGGGGAAGCGGCAAGCTGCAAGCCCGGGTTGCGATTATTACCGGCGGGGATAGTGGTATCGGGCGTGCCGTAGCCGTTGCCTTTGCCAAGGAAGGTGCCGATATCGCCATTGCCTATCTAAATGAACATGGAGACGCAAACGACACGAAAAAAGAAATAGAGCAATGTGGAAGAAAATGTCTTTTAATTGCAGGTGACGTGGGTAAAGAACAATTCTGTGCCGAAGTCGTCGCAACGGCAATCTCGGTTTTTGGACACATTGACATCCTGGTAAATAATGCCGCGGAGCAACATGTTCGGAATAGCATTATGGATATTGGCAATGCGCAGCTCGAAAAAACTTTCCGCACAAATATTTTCTCAATGTTTCATATGGTAAAAGCTGCGCTCCCCCATCTGAAAAAAGGTGCACGAATAATTAATACCACATCGGTGACAGCCTATAAAGGAAGCCCGCATTTACTCGACTACTCGGCAACGAAGGGCGCAATCGTTGCTTTTACGCGATCATTGTCACTACAATTGATCGAACAGGGAATTCTTGTAAACGGTGTCGCTCCCGGACCTATATGGACGCCACTGATACCCTCGACTTTTCCGCCCGAAAAGGTCGGTAGTTTTGGAAAAGACGTGCCCATGAAACGCCCTGGACAGCCTGACGAGGTAGCAACCTGTTATGTCTTTCTGGCTTCGGGGGAATGCTCATATATGTCGGGGCAAGTGCTGCATCCGAATGGAGGCACTGTCGTAAACGGCTAAAAGAAGCAATTTTGATTTTGCGAAAAGTCCTCTTTGCAGCGGTTCATCAGATGATGTTCGAATAACGGTTTATTTACCCGCAAAGAATTATTTACCCACAAAGAATCGAGCTTCAGCAAAGCATAAAATACAAATCCCTTCCCAGCCTCTTGGACAAAATTTGTATCGTCAGCAGGAGGCGAGCCCGCTTCGGAGAATTCCACTCTCGCATCGCATATGCGCGATCAAGTACGTGGCAGTTCCCTCAACCGGCGTGACGAAAGGTCTGGAAATTGTTCGAAATTCGACTATAGTGGTGAAAAAATTTGCGCCGGGCTATGGTATGCATAACTCCAATGGAATAATTTGACTTGCCCGGATTTTTTGTTCCTGCCTAAAGCGTACCCAACCCAAGCCGGTAACAGCTATTATTATTCGTCGAAGTACAACTCAAGCCTGTAGGCTGCAAAACAGGGGCACGAAGTATGTTCAGTTTAGGTTCCAAAGAACCTGTTGTAGCGACAGCGAACATTGTGATCGATTGTTCGCCCGAACACGTCTTCAGCTATTTGGGAGAAGGATTCTTTGAAAATTATCCCAAATGGTCTCCTGAGGTCGTTGAGCTTGAGTCTGTGACTAGCGGCCCCCCGAGGCTAGGAACTATCGCAAGGCAGGTGCGTATTGACCAGGGCCGCAGGACGGAAACCCAATTCAAAATAAATGTGTATGAGCCAAACAAGCGCCTGGGCTTTGCCGGAGTTGCCGATCCTTTCCGCTGCAGCTATGAGATACGATGCATCGATAGTGGCAAATCGTCCGAGTTGATCTTTACTTTTGAATTGCTCGAGATTCAAATGTTCATGCGTCCGTTCGAGAAATTGATTCGGGTAGTAGTTCAGGAAGGCGCGCAACGAACGGTAAGAAATTTGAAGCGTTTAACTGAAGCAAAAAAATACGCGGCCAGCTAACGGCCTGCCATTCCGCAAAATATCCAGGAGAAACAAATGACTTTCGTAGTGGAAAAGGATCCCGGATTAATCCCGCAGATCTTGTCTGAAATACTGGACAGCTCGATAAACGGAATCACACTGGTGGATCCCGATCAGGATGACATGCCCATTGTTTATGCCAATAAGCAATTCCAGGTCATGACTGGATATCCGCAGGAGGAGATCCTCGGACGCAACTGTCGTTTTCTCCAGAAGGGCGATCGTGAACAGGAAGCGCGTTTTGCGATGAGCCGGGCCATCAGCAAGCACCTGCCCATCGAAGTGACCATACGCAATTATCGAAAGGATGGCGAGCTCTTCTTTAACCATCTGACACTCACTCCACTTCTGGATGGGCAGGGAAAACTCATCTATTATCTTGGTATCCAGTACGATGTGAACCGCAACCGAGACTTGATTTCGAAGTTCAGCATGCAGCAGGAAGCCGATACCAGACGTTTACTTGCTTCTTTATTGCCAAGACCCTGATATTGAAACTTGGGCGCGCACCCTGGTGCCTGCGATATAGGAAGCGAGCTAATCAATCATAATGGAAGAGGATTTTATGGCCCAGATAATGTATGAAAACATTCCACAGCCTCGATCGGATGACCGGCGCGTATGGGATGTACCTTTTGCGGTTTATGGATACCCGGCGTTGCTGATAGCCCATAGGTTGAAGGTTTTTGCCTTGCTTGGGGAAGGAGCGCGTACATTGCCTGAAATCTGCAAGGCGCTGAACTTCAAGCCACGGCCGGCCGAGGCTATCCTGACGGCTGCGACAGCGTTGGGCTTTCTCTCTCTCAAGGACACGCGTTATTCGCTTACTCCGCTTGCGGAAGACTATCTCCTCGAAAAGAGTCCGAGCTACTTCGGATTTTTCTGGGATATGATGATTGACAATTCAGAAGTGTTTTCCTACGCAAGCCTGGAGAGGGCTGTGCTCACCGATTCGCCCCAGGCCTATGGAGGGGGCGATATTTATAAGTCTCATGAAGAGCAGGCGGAACTGGCGCGGAGATTTACGCGTGGCATGCACAGCATGAGTATGACGTTGGCCTCCGCCTGGCCAAGTGTCCTGAATCTCACCAGCCATCAACTGATGCTCGACATAGGCGGCGGTTCGGGAGCGCATTCGATCGTGGCTGCGTTGAAATCGCCAAACCTGGATGCGCTGGTTCTGGACCTGGAGCCTATATGCGAAGTCGCTCAAGAGTTCATTAATCAGTACGGCGTGCAGAATCGTGTAACGACCCATGTTGCCGATATGTGGAACGACCCATTCCCGGCAGCTGATCTACATTTTTATTCCAACATCTATCACGACTGGCCTCCGGAGAGGTGCAGATTCCTTACGGAGAAAAGTTTCCGGAGCCTCGAGCGCGGCGGACGCCTCATCATTCACGATATCCTTTACAACGACGAAAAGACAGGACCCCTTGCTGCTGCAGCATATAGCATGCTAATGCTGGGATGGACGGAAGGTGAATGCTATTCGGGCGCTGAATTGGCCACGATGCTGAAGGACGCTGGTTTTCACGATATTCAGGTGTATCCGGCTTTTGGTTATTTCAATGTGGTTACCGGCGTAAAGCCATAGTGATAATTTTTTGCAACTATTGCTCCTGGTTCACCTGGAAATCGGAAATCCAAACATGATCATCGGTCGGTCGCCCTTACCTTCAACCTTCTGAATAATGCACACCAGTCCCACGTGAAGTCGCGTCCCTCGCCGCATAATGACCGAATCAAGACGTGGCTTTACGTCACCGTCTGCTGGTCGGCTTGAATCCCAGCGTTTTCATGGCTGGCACTACTGATTGCTTCGTAGCGCCGTAGTTTACCCATGGGGCGTTGCCCTTATCCAACCGCTCGTGGATATTCAAGGCCGACCAGCGGCTGGCGCTCGTAAGCGACTCCAATTCTTCCCATGCCAAAGGCACTGACACGCCCAGGCCTGGACGTGCGCGTACTGACCAGGCCGATACGGTCGTTGCCCCGAAACCGTTGCGAAGATAGTCTATGAAAATCTTTCCAACGCGATTTCGCGGTCCGCTTTTGGCAACGAAACGCTGCGGTATGGTTTCGGCGAGGTGTTGGACAATGGCTTGAGAAAAATTTTTTACGGTGTCCCAATCATGCAGCCTCTTTATCGGCACAATGACGTGCAAGCCCTTGCCTCCACTCGTTTTCAGGAAAGATTCCAACCCCAGTTCCCCGAGAAATACATGAACAAGCTGTGCCGCTTCCTGGATGAGCGGCCACTTCACCCCTTCGCCAGGATCCAGATCAAATGTCATCCTGTCCGGTTTGCCGATAGCATTTTTTGTGGCATTCCATGTATGAAACTCGATTACATTCATTTGAGCGGATGCTAATAGACCTTCGGCGCTGGCAACTTCAATCAATGACTCATGCCCGGGATCCAGAGATGGGTCAAGCTGATTGACTCCCGCCATATTCTCTTTTTCCCAATGCTTCTGAAAAAACAGCTGACCGGCAATTCCTTCCGGTGCGCGGACGAGCGATACCGGCCTGCCTTTGAGATGCTCCAGCATTAAAGGTGCGACCAGCAAATAGTAGCGAATGAGCTCAATTTTCGTAAATCCGGTGGATGGATCAATGACACGCTCAGGGTGCGAAACCTTCAATGATGACGCTGGCATCCTATCCACAGGTTTTGCATCGGCGGTATGCACCGGTTTCTCCCGAATAATGACTTCTGCTTTTTTATCCGATCTCAAGCCTTGAAAAACCGAGTGGCGAATATGTCCATCTCGTGTCCATTCTCCAAAGGACACTTCAGCCACCAGCGTGGGCTTTACCCAATGCGCATTTTTTTCAATGTCGCTCGCTCCGACAAATGGTGGACGCTCAGTGGCAATTTTGTCCAATTTCACTTTAAGATCATGAAGCGTGTTATCGCTAAATCCCGTGCCTACGTTTCCGGCATAACGAAGCTTCTTGTCTTCATCATAGTAGCCGAGCAGAAGCGAGCCTATACCGGCCCGGGAACCCTTGGGGTCGGTAAAACCGCCAATTACAAATTCCTGGCGTTGCGTACACTTCAGCTTTATCCAGTCGGGAGAGCGGCGCGAGGCATAACGCGAAGTTTTGCGCTTACCGATCAAGCCTTCCAGCCCCAGGCGGCAGGCCGAGGCGATTATATCTTTCGGTGGTGCATCGAAAATATCGCTGAAGCGTATCGGTTCCGGCGGAGGTGGCTCAAAAAGGGTTCGGAGTAATGCCCTTCGTTCAATCAGGGAAGCCTCTCTCAAATCATATCCATTGTAGAATGGTATATCGACCAGGTAATAAATAATGCCTTGAGTCCGGGCACTATCAAATGCATTTTGCAAAGCCTGAAAATCCGGTATGTTTTTGTCATTCAGCACCACAATTTCGCCGTCGAGCCATCCGGACT
Coding sequences within it:
- the ligD gene encoding DNA ligase D; this encodes MSNSDSLKVYREKRDFSITSEPSGIGTRSKARKTALSFVVQKHWATRLHYDFRLELDGAMKSWAVPKGPSFDPNDKRMAVHVEDHPVSYNSFEGEIPRGQYGAGKVIIWDKGTWIPLEDPHKGYRDGKLKFELRGHKLKGHWALVRMRRKEEEKREAWLLIKEKDDYVRSSNEYSVVDEMPESVAGLEPPEVQKAAGPVSTTSTRTGSKSGKNEPGLPENAVKADLPRILRPQLATLVDGPPNDPAEWIYEIKFDGYRMLTRIDSSDIKLFTRNGNDWSERLPHLIKSIARMRLKSGWLDGEIVVLNDKNIPDFQALQNAFDSARTQGIIYYLVDIPFYNGYDLREASLIERRALLRTLFEPPPPEPIRFSDIFDAPPKDIIASACRLGLEGLIGKRKTSRYASRRSPDWIKLKCTQRQEFVIGGFTDPKGSRAGIGSLLLGYYDEDKKLRYAGNVGTGFSDNTLHDLKVKLDKIATERPPFVGASDIEKNAHWVKPTLVAEVSFGEWTRDGHIRHSVFQGLRSDKKAEVIIREKPVHTADAKPVDRMPASSLKVSHPERVIDPSTGFTKIELIRYYLLVAPLMLEHLKGRPVSLVRAPEGIAGQLFFQKHWEKENMAGVNQLDPSLDPGHESLIEVASAEGLLASAQMNVIEFHTWNATKNAIGKPDRMTFDLDPGEGVKWPLIQEAAQLVHVFLGELGLESFLKTSGGKGLHVIVPIKRLHDWDTVKNFSQAIVQHLAETIPQRFVAKSGPRNRVGKIFIDYLRNGFGATTVSAWSVRARPGLGVSVPLAWEELESLTSASRWSALNIHERLDKGNAPWVNYGATKQSVVPAMKTLGFKPTSRR
- a CDS encoding PAS domain-containing protein produces the protein MTFVVEKDPGLIPQILSEILDSSINGITLVDPDQDDMPIVYANKQFQVMTGYPQEEILGRNCRFLQKGDREQEARFAMSRAISKHLPIEVTIRNYRKDGELFFNHLTLTPLLDGQGKLIYYLGIQYDVNRNRDLISKFSMQQEADTRRLLASLLPRP
- a CDS encoding SRPBCC family protein, producing the protein MFSLGSKEPVVATANIVIDCSPEHVFSYLGEGFFENYPKWSPEVVELESVTSGPPRLGTIARQVRIDQGRRTETQFKINVYEPNKRLGFAGVADPFRCSYEIRCIDSGKSSELIFTFELLEIQMFMRPFEKLIRVVVQEGAQRTVRNLKRLTEAKKYAAS
- a CDS encoding AsmA family protein — translated: MSIRPKTVKKIVLLTFGALFVLVTLFAIWFDWNMLKPYVEHQVTEKTGREFTIRGDLDVRLSLNPLISMGGLSLANADWGTQQPMLDVDKAVFRVSLWNLFLGHVVLPEVSISKPKIILEKSEDGKRNWDLKKDEKERVELPEIGRLVLDQGKVIFRDPKTKTDVTISIHTDPAADAREMPLDVTAEGTFTGVKFTAQAKGGKVMSLADKTLPYPIKASAQIGTTHAAVDGIITGLAELSAMDLKLEIRGEDLSALYPMVGIVFFPSPPYRISGRLTHQKTEWSMKQFSGEVGKSDLGGDILFDTGGKRPMLRADVVSKVLDLNDLKGFVGARRAPQPQDSPAEKQEKKASIEAQRDRVLPDQEFKVDRLRAMDADVRFTGESIRNKELPVEHLVTHLKVDDGLLTLDPTNFSVAGGNIISRVAINARKDIPAAEAKIDFKRLRLPKLFPKIELTKESMGLIGGTTTVTGYGKSVGALLASADGNFGLIMSGGEISKLMLDIIGLDGARILKLLIAGDKNTNIRCAVSDFDIKKGIMTSKAFVIDTTETNIIGEGWISLVDETIHLKISPQPKHISVLSLRTPVHIGGTFKDPNVYPDKMLAIRIGSAVLLGIFATPVAALIPLIETGPGEDTNCRALIDSVKDTTSHPAKEASPQKKEAPPKKREKNAENR
- a CDS encoding methyltransferase, which translates into the protein MAQIMYENIPQPRSDDRRVWDVPFAVYGYPALLIAHRLKVFALLGEGARTLPEICKALNFKPRPAEAILTAATALGFLSLKDTRYSLTPLAEDYLLEKSPSYFGFFWDMMIDNSEVFSYASLERAVLTDSPQAYGGGDIYKSHEEQAELARRFTRGMHSMSMTLASAWPSVLNLTSHQLMLDIGGGSGAHSIVAALKSPNLDALVLDLEPICEVAQEFINQYGVQNRVTTHVADMWNDPFPAADLHFYSNIYHDWPPERCRFLTEKSFRSLERGGRLIIHDILYNDEKTGPLAAAAYSMLMLGWTEGECYSGAELATMLKDAGFHDIQVYPAFGYFNVVTGVKP
- a CDS encoding Crp/Fnr family transcriptional regulator; protein product: MSSPPPHQPDQNRLLAALPAIELERIKSHLELVHMPLGDVLCESGGRLPYVYFPTSTIISLHYILENGASSEIAGVGNEGLLGISLIMGGESTPSWATVQTAGYGYRLKASLLLQEFNRGGPIQRLLLRYTQALITQISQTAVCNRHHTIEQQLCRWLLLTLDRLNSQELVMTQELIASMLGVRREGITEAAGKLQQAEIIRYRRGHITVLDRAGLETHVCECYDVVKKEFDRLFRDVRKY
- a CDS encoding SDR family oxidoreductase; the protein is METVEIPRQHQRKQPGLQAEMEPQPDSTLEGYRGSGKLQARVAIITGGDSGIGRAVAVAFAKEGADIAIAYLNEHGDANDTKKEIEQCGRKCLLIAGDVGKEQFCAEVVATAISVFGHIDILVNNAAEQHVRNSIMDIGNAQLEKTFRTNIFSMFHMVKAALPHLKKGARIINTTSVTAYKGSPHLLDYSATKGAIVAFTRSLSLQLIEQGILVNGVAPGPIWTPLIPSTFPPEKVGSFGKDVPMKRPGQPDEVATCYVFLASGECSYMSGQVLHPNGGTVVNG